From Candidatus Hydrogenedentota bacterium:
GCGGCCATACTTTTTGAAGAGAACTTCGACACGTTGGCTCCTGGGCTTCAGAGCGCGGTAATCGAGCCTGTCGATGCAGCCGTCAAGGGATGGACTCACAATGCCCCCCCGGGTTGGGCCATCGACAACTCCCGGATGGATACGTCCGTAGGCGTGCCCGAGTGGAGCGGCTGGAGTTTTACGACGTTGCCGTTCTGGGTGGCGTGCGCCACCCAGGGCCGGGAACAGTTCACGCGGGCCGAAAACGTGTTCGCCGTTGGGGACTCGGATGAATACGACGACTTGGATGCCCCGCCACCATTTGACAGTACCCTGGCATCGCCTGTCATTCCTATTCCGGCGGGCAAGCCGGTCTATCTGAGCTTTGACACGATATGCCCGCAATTGTCGGACCACACGGTTCACCTGCTGGCTTCGATAGACGGCGGACCAGACCAGCTTATCAAGGATTACCGTTTTCTCAACCTTGGCAATGTCGAAGAAACCGTGAGAGTTCCCGCGCCCAACACGTTGCAGCCGTGGACGCTCGTGCTGAAGTGGCGGTATGCGGGCAAGAACGCCTGGTTCTGGGGCATCGACAATATCCGCGTGAGCGACAGCCCTCCTCCGCCATCTCCTCCGCCCTTCCAACTGGGCGGGGCCGGGGACTGGTGCACGTACCGGCGGGATTGCCGGCGCAGCGGCATCACGTCCGCGGGTGTGAATTTGCCGCTCAACCCGGCCTGGGTTCATACGCCTGCGCACAAGCCAGTCCCGGCATGGCCCGAGCCCGCGAGGGAAGATATCGCTCATCGAATCGCGGCTCTCAGCGCAACGACGGTGTATGACCGGGTCTTTCACGTGGCGGCTTCCGGTGAGAGCATTTTCTACGGCTCGTCCGCCGACGACTCCGTCTACTGCCTCGACGCGGCGACGGGGCGCGTGCTATGGGCGTTCACGACCGAGGGCCCAATCCGTTTGGCTCCGACGGTAACGCAGGGACGCGTCTACGCAGGTTCGGACGACGGCTGTGTTTACTGTCTCGATGCCGCCAGCGGAACGTTGTTGTGGAAGTACCGCGCTGTACCCGAGGACCGGCGCATGCCAGGAAATGGCCGCATGATATCGCGCTGGCCGGTTCGTTCCGGCGTCGCGGTTGATCGCGGCCCTCTGCGGACGAACGGGGAGCCTGAAGAAGCACCCCCGTTGATAGCGTTCTTCTCGGCAGGCCTGTTTCCGGAGGAAGGCGTGTACCTTTGCGCCGTTGACGCGGAATCCGGCGCCGAGGTGTGGAAAGAGAAGATCAGTGCGGCTTCGCAGGGATATATGCTGGCTTCGTCTTCCCAATTGTACCTGCCGACCGGACGGACCGCCCCTGCGGTCTTTGACCGGAACCGCGGGAAAGCACTCGGTAGCTTCGAGGGATTGGGAGGAAACTTCGCGGTGGTGCTCGACGATATGGTTGTAGCTGGCCCCAGCGAAAGCGGCGAACTCCACATCAATACCCCGGTTTTGCGGGAGCGCGTAATCTCGGCGCCCGGAGTTGCCCTAGTCGCCACGCGCGATGTCACGTATTTCCTCAAGCAGGATGGCCTCGTCGCGCTGGATCGAACGCGCTTTCTCGAATTGAGCAAGCATATTGCCACCATTGAACAGATTGAGGAGCGGACTCCGCAGCAGGAGCAGCGCCTGGGCCAACTGCGGGTGGAACGGGCTTCGTGCGAACTGTGGAGCGTGCCGTTGCAAACGGCGTATACGATGATACTGGCAGACGACGTGCTGCTGGTCGGGCACGAGAACCAGGTTGCCGCCCATTCCACAGTCGACGGCGCGCAATTGTGGGCCGGCGAAGTCGAGGGCAAGGCATACGGCCTCGCCGTTGCGCATGGCCGGTTGATAGTCAGCACCGACAAGGGTCAGATCTGGAGCTTCGAGAACGGGCAAAGCGAGCTCCGGCGCGAGAGCGCTTCCGTGGTGCTGCACCCAACCGATGGGAAGAGTTCTCAGCTCGCCGATTGCATCATCGCGCATGGTGGATTCGACCGGGGCTACTGTCTGGTTCTTGGTGGCGACGGCCCATTGCTCTGCGAACTCGCCCAGCGCTCCGGCCTGCGAATCATCGGCGTCGAGCCTGTGCCGGAGCGCGCGGAGACCGCGCGCGCGGAATTACGGAAGGCGGGTCTTAATGGCGCGCGCGTTGCCGTTCATAAAGCTTCCCAGGCTTCTCTCCCGTACCAGGACCAGACGATCAATGTCATCGCGCTCGTCTGTTCGGAAGAGGCGGGTCCGGTTCCCGCCACACCTGCGGCGGAAGTGCTGCGTCTGCTGAGGCCATGCGGAGGCACAGCGCTTGTATGGGGTTCGGACGCGGCTGCACTCGAGGAGTGGGGGAGAGACCTGCCCGACTGGCGTGTGACCGTTGACGCCAACGGGACGTGGGGAATGGCGCGCCGCGGGCCCCTCGAAGGAGCAGGTGAATGGACCCATACCTATGCGGAGCCCGGCAATTCCGCCTCGAGCGGCGACATCCTGGTGGGCGCGCCTCTCGAATTGCAGTGGTTCGGTGCGCCCGGACCCCGCCGCATGATTGACCGGCATTTCCGCAATGTACCGCCGCTGTACAAGGACGGCCGCCTCTTTGTGCCCGGCGACGAAATTGTGTACGTAGTGGATGCATACAACGGAGCCCATTTCTGGCACGTCGAGGTTCCCGGTTCCCGCCGTGCGGGTGTCTTTCTCGACTCGAGCAATATCATGGTCGATGAGACCTGCCTGTATCTCGTGGCCGACGAGGTGTGTCATCGTTTTGACGTCGTCACGGGCCGTGGGATGGCGGCGTTCACCATGCCCGGGCGGCAGAGCGTTGTGCCGCAGGAGTGGGGATATCTTTCACGCAGCGGCAACACGCTGATCGGAAGCGGAAGGCCCAAGGGTACGGGTATCAGC
This genomic window contains:
- a CDS encoding PQQ-binding-like beta-propeller repeat protein codes for the protein MKALSPSVHQHLLSACCVWCLALLAHASTASAAILFEENFDTLAPGLQSAVIEPVDAAVKGWTHNAPPGWAIDNSRMDTSVGVPEWSGWSFTTLPFWVACATQGREQFTRAENVFAVGDSDEYDDLDAPPPFDSTLASPVIPIPAGKPVYLSFDTICPQLSDHTVHLLASIDGGPDQLIKDYRFLNLGNVEETVRVPAPNTLQPWTLVLKWRYAGKNAWFWGIDNIRVSDSPPPPSPPPFQLGGAGDWCTYRRDCRRSGITSAGVNLPLNPAWVHTPAHKPVPAWPEPAREDIAHRIAALSATTVYDRVFHVAASGESIFYGSSADDSVYCLDAATGRVLWAFTTEGPIRLAPTVTQGRVYAGSDDGCVYCLDAASGTLLWKYRAVPEDRRMPGNGRMISRWPVRSGVAVDRGPLRTNGEPEEAPPLIAFFSAGLFPEEGVYLCAVDAESGAEVWKEKISAASQGYMLASSSQLYLPTGRTAPAVFDRNRGKALGSFEGLGGNFAVVLDDMVVAGPSESGELHINTPVLRERVISAPGVALVATRDVTYFLKQDGLVALDRTRFLELSKHIATIEQIEERTPQQEQRLGQLRVERASCELWSVPLQTAYTMILADDVLLVGHENQVAAHSTVDGAQLWAGEVEGKAYGLAVAHGRLIVSTDKGQIWSFENGQSELRRESASVVLHPTDGKSSQLADCIIAHGGFDRGYCLVLGGDGPLLCELAQRSGLRIIGVEPVPERAETARAELRKAGLNGARVAVHKASQASLPYQDQTINVIALVCSEEAGPVPATPAAEVLRLLRPCGGTALVWGSDAAALEEWGRDLPDWRVTVDANGTWGMARRGPLEGAGEWTHTYAEPGNSASSGDILVGAPLELQWFGAPGPRRMIDRHFRNVPPLYKDGRLFVPGDEIVYVVDAYNGAHFWHVEVPGSRRAGVFLDSSNIMVDETCLYLVADEVCHRFDVVTGRGMAAFTMPGRQSVVPQEWGYLSRSGNTLIGSGRPKGTGISEITNEMQMDTRPLWYPNMLVALSECVFALDRTDGSILWTYASGRILDTTLTVGDGRVYFVETQNEKPLADTTGRLSMLDVTEGGHQFLVALDIATGEPVYREPVDMTNIQQPCYLNLAKGVLLLSGSKIDGGEHIRASGTAAKSAITGKEIVHYYYYAFDAGTGALRWRTDNPTDLAPDGGHGEYNRHPTLIGDIAYLWPFAHNIITGELVEGWVFDRHGHGCGGISGSVNALFWRGNNPWMRDLRPNGGSSPINVVTRPGCWINIIPAGGLVLIPEASSGCTCAYPLQTSLAYRPM